In Gemmatimonadota bacterium, the genomic stretch CCTGTCGGCCACGATAGCGGCCATCGCCGCGTTCCTGGACCTGGACCCCGACGATCCGGCAACGTGGTACGAGGGTCCGCCGCGCCGTCTCGGATTCGTCGAGATGTACCATCACCAGTCCATATGGGACAACCGGCAGCATCCCCGCGTATACGAGGCCTTCAGGAGCCTCTGGGAGGAGGAGAAACTGTGGGTCAGCATCGACCGCGCCAACATGACGCCGCCCGAGCGGGAAGGCACGGCGCACGGGTTCAACGAGCCGCTGATACACTGGGACATCGACACCTCGGATCATCCCGGACGGTTCAAGGTGCAGGGGGTGCTGTACCTGACAGATACGGCGGGAAACCAGGGCGGCTTCCAGTGCGTCCCGGGGTTCCACAGGCAGTTTTTCGAATGGGTGAAAACCCAGCCTGCCGATCGTGATCCCTGGCGTCCGGACCTCGGCGGGTTGACACCGGAAACGATCCCCGGAAAGGCGGGCGACCTGCTCATCTGGCACAGCCTGCTTCCCCATGGAAACAGCCGCAACACGTCCGACAGGCCCCGCTGGTGCCAGTACATTTCCGCCAGCCCGAGCCGGGAGCAAGACGAGTCCATGCGCCAGCACCGCGTCTCGCTCTGGCGAGACCGCATGCACCCGGACGTATTTCCGGGCGATCCCCGCGGCGTCGAACGCCGGGACGGCCCCGCGCGCCTTACCGCCCTGGGCCGCCGGCTGCTGGGCCTGGATCGCTGGGAATAACCTTCCGTATTTCGATTCGGATAAGACCGATGGCGAAGCATTGTATTCCAGTGGCCGGGATGGTCTATACTCCGTCCTCTCCACAGGACTCCCGTACGATGAGGCGGGAACGGAGCGTGACCTGCTCCGTCGTATCTTCTCCACCGATCTGGCGAAGCATCAGATCCATCGCCGACCGGGCTATCTCCTCGTACGGGACGGCCATCGTGGTCAGCGCGGGCGACAGGTAGGCCGATACGTCTATGTCTCCAAAACCCACCACGGCGACGTCTTCCGGAACCCGAAGGCCCACGTCGCGCAGACCGCGGCAAACGCCGATCGCCGTATAGTCATCCCTGCACAGCAACGCGGTAAAGCGGTCCCGGAGGTTCTGGCCCTGGATGTAGCCGCCTTCGCCACGGATGCCCAGGGGAGGTATGATCTCATGCGGCAGGTCGTTGTCCCTCATCGCCCCGGCGTATCCTCTACCCTTGGACGAAACCGGGCTTTCCATATCCAGATTCTGGCCGATGAAGCCGATCCTGCGGTGTCCCAGCTCGATCAGATGGTTTGTCGCCTCGTAGAAATCGGCCTCGAGATCCAGAACGACCCCCGGGATGTGATCCGTGGGGTAGTGATACGTTACCACCGGAATGTGGTTCCGCACCATGCCGCGAATTCGATCCGATTCCTCTCTGTCGCCCCGCGTGTTGATCAGGAGTCCGTCCACGCCCCTTGAGATCAACTGCCTGATCTGCATGCCCTGGTCGTCCTGCGAAGACCGGGAAGTCCGGTTCACCGCCATGCCCATCAGCAGCCTGTACTGCTCTTTTTCCGCGACCCTGAGAATCTGTTCGGTCTGCGTTCCGTACGTTTCAAGCGAAATCTGGTAGGTGAGCAGACCCAGGGTGCCCGTCTTCCCGGTTACGAATCCCTGCGCCATCAGATTGGGGGTATACTGCATCTCCTCCGCGGTCTGCTTGACCAGCATCCGGGTCTTTTCGTTGACGAGATAAGACGCAGTACGGGATAGCGCCCGAGAAACCGTGGAATGGGAGATTCCCAGTCGCTGAGCAATGTCCTTAATGGTTACCAGCTTGACTCTCATGGACCGATCCGATCTACTTCGGTTTCGGGAACTGATAGGCAATCGGTTGCCATCCAACGCTGAACGAGCCCGGTTCGACCGATCCCGGATCGCTGGGTCTGAGGCATTCGAGTTTAAATGTGAATCGTGCTGGCTGGAACGCCAGGGCGCCTTGTTCGAATCAGTACGATGGCAGAGATTTATACCATCACTAAAGATAAAATGGGGCGGTCGACTGTCAAGAAAGTTGAGATTCGGGAATAGAGGGATAGAGGTGGGATCAGGTAGGGCCCGGAGCATGACTATGCCCGAGAAAATCAACCCGGCGAAGCCGATCGCGAAGGAGAAAGTTGATTTGAACGCCGTAGATCACTTCGGCGTCCGGGAGGAGTCCATGATGGCCGATCCACAGGATTCCCGTACAATCAGGCTGGACGTCAGGACGACCTGGCACACGACTTCCTGGCCTTCGATTATCTTCAGCATCAAGTCCATCGCCGTACGCGCGATTCCCCTGGCCGGCGTCGACTGCGTGGTCAGCGCGGGCGTCACGAAGGCCGATACGTCCGAATCGCCGCAACCCACGACGGCGACGTCCTGCGGTACGCGGATCCCCGATTCGCCCAGGCCGCGATACACGCCGATGGCCGTGTAATCGGTGCAACAAACGAGGGCGGAGTACCGGTCCTTTACTTCTCGGGACAGCCGATACCCCGATTCGGTCTCCTGTCGGCCGACGGCCAGGCTTTCAGGATGGAGACCGAATTCATTCATGGCGTTGAAGTATCCTCTGCCCTTGGAAGAACCCTGACCGGGTCCTTCCCAGTTTTCGCCGAGGAACCCGATACGTTTGTGTCCCAGCGCGATCAAGTGTTCTGTCGCCCGGTAGAACCCCGCGGCGAAATCCAGTACGACGCCCGGAAAGCCCCGGGCAGGATAGTAAAAGGTCACCACGGGTACCCGGCCGTCAACCGCGCCCAGGATACGTTCCGGCTCTCCCATGCCCCCTGTGGTCTGCACCAGGAGTCCATCTATCCCCCTTGATATGAACTGCTCGATCTGCGCCGCCTGATCGACCTCCGAAGACGAGGAATCCCACTCGGCGGACATGCCCACCAGGAGCCGGTAATTCCTTTCATCGGCGGCCCTGAGAAAGCTCTCGATCTGGGCGCCGGCCTGCTCCTGGTAGCACTCGCAGGCCAGCAGGCCCAGTGTGCCCGTTTTTCCGGTGGCAAATCCCTTGGCCAGCAAGTTGGGCCTGTAGGCGAACTCCTCGGCAATCTGCTCGACCTGTCTGCGGGTTTCCTCGCTTACCATGTGCGACTTGTTCCGAGACAGAGCGCGAGACACCGTGGAATGGGAGACCCCCAGGGTCTTCGCGATGTCTTTGATGGTCACCCGCTTCTTTTTCATCGGCCCTTTCCACCCTGGCTCGCCGGATCGGCTCCAGGCAACAGGGGTTCCACCGCGAACCCTGCCGATTTCCAGTACATCAAGGATCCGGAACGAATTACACACGTTTGCAAAACCAAATTTGGCGAAGGCCCGTCCACATGTCAAATCTTTTTTGAATCGGTTTGGGACTGGTATCCTATCTCGCGCCGCAGGATTCTCTTACGGTAAGATGCGGTTTGAAGGAGCGCTCCCGCGGGACGGGACGCCCCCGGAGTTGTCGCAGAATCCCCTGTACCGCAGCAAAGGCAATATCCTCGAAGGGGATGGAAAGCGTTGTCAGGGATGGGCTGACGTAAGCCGAGACTTCGAAGTCCCCGCAGCCGGTCACCGCCACGTCATCCGGCACATGCACGCCGGATTCGATCAGTGCCCGGCAGACGCCGAGGGCCGTGTAATCACAGCAGCATACGAAGGCCGTAAACCGGCCGCCCAGTTCCTTCCCCAGGTGGTATCCGGACCGGGTGCGGGCGGCTTCAACGGGAGCGAGGCGGGGAGCCAGGCCATGCTTGCGCATCGCGAAGCGATAACCCTTGCCCAGTGCCGGCAGACCGTCGGCCCGAATCCCGACTTCGCCCAGAAAGCATATCCGTTCATGCCCGAGTCCGATCAGATGCTCGGTCACCTCCTGAATGCCCGATGCAAGGTCCAGAGAAACGCCGGTCATATCGTCTGCAGCGTATCCAAAGGTCACGACCGGCAGTCCGCCCGGCGCGGCATGGACGGTCGGTGCGGACTCCGCTTCGTCGCCGATCGTCTGGATCAGGATGCCGTCTATGTCGCGAGACGTCAGTTGCATGAGCTGCTCGACCCGTTCGTCTTCCAGGGCGGATGCAGTCCGGTTGGCGGCCGCCGCGACCAGAACCTGGTAACCGTGCCCGCCGGCGGTCCGTACCAGGTGATGAATCTGCCTGCCGGCGATCTCCGATCCGATCCGGTTGGCGAGCAGCCCCAGGACGCCTCCTCTTCCCTTCACGAAAGTCTGCGCCATGAGATTGGGCGAATAGTCCATGTCTTCCGCGGCCTGTTCCACCAGAAGGCGCGTCCGTTCCTTGACGAGATGGGACCTTTGGGAAGACAGCGCCCTGGAGACCGTGGAGTACGAAATGCCCAGGCGCCTGGCGATATCCTTGATCGTAACCGGTCTGTTTCTCACGGGTCTGATTCCCATGGCCGTACGCAGTTCATGAAGGCGTGAAGACGCAGTGCTTTCTTCTCAGCGCACACGTGTGTATAAGCAACTGTGACAATATGTCGGGATCATTGCATGGTATCTCGAAAGCATGTCGGATAATTTGAATCTGCGGAATGGGTACCTTGCAGAAGTTGAACCAAGCCGTCGGGAACTACCGGTCCAGCACAGGCGGGAACGGCCTTCGCTGACCCGTCCCTAAAGTAGATACCAATCGGAAGACTTGTCAAGCAGCAAGGTGACGCGCGGCGGCCTCAGGTTTAAAGGCCAGTAGCGCGCCTGGCGGCCCGCCTCGCTTCGTACGAGAGAATAAAACGGTGGCGGACCACGCCTGCCGCATGGTATTTTGCCCGACACACCAGCGTGTCTACCTGGAATACTTTAATCGCCCTGGTCTCCCGGCCGCTTCCGCGAGACCCGTGACCATGCGTCCTCCACGCGACGCATCACGGAATACGCACCCATGAAACCAACCTCTTCGTCCAGTCCCTTCGAACTCGAAACCGAGTTGAGGCGCGACCTGGGCGTCGTTTCGGCTACGAGTATCATCGTCGGGGGCATCATCGGCTCCGGCATCTTCGGCGCACCGGCCGGAATCGCGCAGCAACTGGGCAATCCCGGCCTGTTTCTCCTGGTCTGGATCGTCGGAGGCGCCCTGTGTTTCGCCGGCGCGCTGTGTTTCGCCGAACTCGGCACCATGATGCCCCGCAGCGGCGGGCAGTTCGTCTACCTCAAGGAGGCGTTCCCCCCCATCGTGGCCTTTTTGTACGGGTGGGTGGAAGTCGTCCTGCTTCAGAGCGCCGGCCTAGCGGCCATCGGTGCGATCTGTACCAGTTACATGGGGTATTTTCTGCCGTTCATCTCGTCCCAAGTAGCCGTATTCGACCTTGGTTCCTTCGTTATCTCGTCCCAGCAGGTCGCCATCTGGATCCTTCTGATCTTCCTCTGCTTCGTAAACTATGTCGGCGTGCGGTTCGGCGGCCTGGTGATGAACCTGACCACTTTCGCCAAAGTTTCGGCGCTGGCGGGACTCGCGTTGCTGGCGATCGTGCTGGGGGGAGACGGGCAGCATTTCCAGCCGCTGGTGCCGCCGGATATCGACGCGGGCATTCTGACCATCCTGGGTCCGGCCATGATCGGCGCGCTCTTCGCGTACCAGGGATGGGTCAATACCAGCATGGTCATGGGGGAAGTGCGGGAGCCACAACGCATACTGCCCCGGGTCATCCTGTTCGGCCTGGGCCTGTGCACCCTGGTCTACCTGGCGGTGAACTGGTCCTACCTGTACATCCTGGGCATCGACGGTATCGCGACCTCGGACCGGGTGGCGGCCGATGTCGCAACATGGCTGATCGGTCCGGTCGGCGGTTCGCTGATCTCCGCGGCAGTCATGATTTCAACCTTCGGGACGATGAACGGCACCCTGATCATCACGCCCCGGATACCGTACGCCATGGCGCGGGCGGGCATGTTCTTCAAGTCCTTTACCCATGTACATCCCCGGTTCAAGACCCCTTCCCGCGCTATCCTGGCTACGACCGTCTGGGCCATCCTCTGGACTTTCCTGGGCAACTTCCAGGCCATCATCAACGCCTTCGTCTATATCGTCTACCTGTACTACGGGCTGAACGTCCTCGCCCTCATCGTACTGCGGCGCAAGCATCCGGATGCGAAGCGACCCTACAAGGTACCCGGCTACCCCTACGTTCCCGCGTTTTTCCTGGTGGTGGTCGCATGGGTCGTGGCGACGGTCATCATCCAGAACTTCATGCAGGCACTGCCCGGACTGGGCGTCCTCGGGCTTGGCGCAGTCGTTTACCTGATCTGGTTCCGGAAAGCCTGAAGCGATAGGTCTCGCG encodes the following:
- a CDS encoding amino acid permease, with the protein product MKPTSSSSPFELETELRRDLGVVSATSIIVGGIIGSGIFGAPAGIAQQLGNPGLFLLVWIVGGALCFAGALCFAELGTMMPRSGGQFVYLKEAFPPIVAFLYGWVEVVLLQSAGLAAIGAICTSYMGYFLPFISSQVAVFDLGSFVISSQQVAIWILLIFLCFVNYVGVRFGGLVMNLTTFAKVSALAGLALLAIVLGGDGQHFQPLVPPDIDAGILTILGPAMIGALFAYQGWVNTSMVMGEVREPQRILPRVILFGLGLCTLVYLAVNWSYLYILGIDGIATSDRVAADVATWLIGPVGGSLISAAVMISTFGTMNGTLIITPRIPYAMARAGMFFKSFTHVHPRFKTPSRAILATTVWAILWTFLGNFQAIINAFVYIVYLYYGLNVLALIVLRRKHPDAKRPYKVPGYPYVPAFFLVVVAWVVATVIIQNFMQALPGLGVLGLGAVVYLIWFRKA
- a CDS encoding phytanoyl-CoA dioxygenase family protein, whose translation is MLTVEQRSCWHDYGSENTPRAVPESHLSATIAAIAAFLDLDPDDPATWYEGPPRRLGFVEMYHHQSIWDNRQHPRVYEAFRSLWEEEKLWVSIDRANMTPPEREGTAHGFNEPLIHWDIDTSDHPGRFKVQGVLYLTDTAGNQGGFQCVPGFHRQFFEWVKTQPADRDPWRPDLGGLTPETIPGKAGDLLIWHSLLPHGNSRNTSDRPRWCQYISASPSREQDESMRQHRVSLWRDRMHPDVFPGDPRGVERRDGPARLTALGRRLLGLDRWE
- a CDS encoding LacI family DNA-binding transcriptional regulator, which codes for MKKKRVTIKDIAKTLGVSHSTVSRALSRNKSHMVSEETRRQVEQIAEEFAYRPNLLAKGFATGKTGTLGLLACECYQEQAGAQIESFLRAADERNYRLLVGMSAEWDSSSSEVDQAAQIEQFISRGIDGLLVQTTGGMGEPERILGAVDGRVPVVTFYYPARGFPGVVLDFAAGFYRATEHLIALGHKRIGFLGENWEGPGQGSSKGRGYFNAMNEFGLHPESLAVGRQETESGYRLSREVKDRYSALVCCTDYTAIGVYRGLGESGIRVPQDVAVVGCGDSDVSAFVTPALTTQSTPARGIARTAMDLMLKIIEGQEVVCQVVLTSSLIVRESCGSAIMDSSRTPK
- a CDS encoding LacI family DNA-binding transcriptional regulator, with protein sequence MRVKLVTIKDIAQRLGISHSTVSRALSRTASYLVNEKTRMLVKQTAEEMQYTPNLMAQGFVTGKTGTLGLLTYQISLETYGTQTEQILRVAEKEQYRLLMGMAVNRTSRSSQDDQGMQIRQLISRGVDGLLINTRGDREESDRIRGMVRNHIPVVTYHYPTDHIPGVVLDLEADFYEATNHLIELGHRRIGFIGQNLDMESPVSSKGRGYAGAMRDNDLPHEIIPPLGIRGEGGYIQGQNLRDRFTALLCRDDYTAIGVCRGLRDVGLRVPEDVAVVGFGDIDVSAYLSPALTTMAVPYEEIARSAMDLMLRQIGGEDTTEQVTLRSRLIVRESCGEDGV
- a CDS encoding LacI family DNA-binding transcriptional regulator; translation: MRNRPVTIKDIARRLGISYSTVSRALSSQRSHLVKERTRLLVEQAAEDMDYSPNLMAQTFVKGRGGVLGLLANRIGSEIAGRQIHHLVRTAGGHGYQVLVAAAANRTASALEDERVEQLMQLTSRDIDGILIQTIGDEAESAPTVHAAPGGLPVVTFGYAADDMTGVSLDLASGIQEVTEHLIGLGHERICFLGEVGIRADGLPALGKGYRFAMRKHGLAPRLAPVEAARTRSGYHLGKELGGRFTAFVCCCDYTALGVCRALIESGVHVPDDVAVTGCGDFEVSAYVSPSLTTLSIPFEDIAFAAVQGILRQLRGRPVPRERSFKPHLTVRESCGAR